The sequence CATTAGTAGATTTAAGTTTACAAGCAAATTCAGCGCCCTCCGCCGTTAGCCAAATTGCTTTACGTCAAGACATTCCAGCGCCCTTCCTGGAAAAATTACTAATCAGGATGCGTCAAGCTGGATTAATCAATTCCATTCGGGGTGCAAAAGGTGGTTATCAACTAGCGCACTCCCCCCAAGAGATAACACTAGGACAAATTTTGTTGGCAGTGGGAGAAAATTTGGAGTCGATACCATTATTACAAGATGAGGCGACGGGCGCTGATTGGGTGACAGTCACTCTATGGCGTAAAATCAATGAGAAAATGCAAGAATCTCTTAATCACATCACCTTAGCTGACTTATACTATGATGCGCGTAGTCGCCAAGCCTCCCAAGGGCAAGAAAATAATTTTATTATTTAGGGTTTGCTGAAAAAGTGGAGTGGTGAGGGGAGGTGTCAGGCTTCGGGTGTCAGGTTTCAGGTGAAATGCTCATAAATTAAAGAATTAAGCCAAATAGTTAGTTTTCATAAATTGCTCATTTGTATCAATAATTTTTGATTAGGGGATCAGAAATACAGATTTTTTGGCAAAAAAAGATTATTTTTGGCACTTTTTTGAGTTTTATTGTGCTTAAAACCTTTATTAGACAAGGGTTTTGATTTATTCAGCAGACCCTATTTATTTTTCATCAATGGCTCATTTGTATCAATGACTTTTGATGGGGATGGAAAAAATACAGTATTTTTAGAGAAAAAGACTATTTTTGGCACTTTTTCTAGGTTTCATTCTGCGTAAAACCTTTGCCCCTTGCCCTTTGCCCTTCACCTCACGATTGCACTTTTTCAGCAACACCTAGGTAGCAGGTTTCAGGTTTAAAACCCTTCCCTCCATAGACTCTTGTACAAGAAAAAGATCAATAAACATAAGTTTCTTGTCAATTCTTTAACCTGACACCGCGACACCCGACACCTGACACCTAAAACCAACAATTAACTCAAATTAAGATAATTGCGGGAGGCGAGGCGCGCTTTGCCAGAAGTCGCCCAATCTTCCAAAAAAGCGATTTGCTCTCGGGCGGTGCGCGCTAAAGGTACAATTTGACTAGCAGCCATTAAAATATCCTCATTAGTAAAATCGCGATTTTGACTAAAACCTAAGTGCATCGCTTCAATAATAGTTTGCTCAATTTCAGCGCCGGAAAATTCTGGCGTTTCATAAGCCAGTCTGGATAAATCATAATTTTTTAGATTATGGGGGCGCAATCGGTTAAGATGCACCTTAAAAATGGCTTCCCTTTCTGGTTGATTCGGTAAACCCACAAAAAATATCTCATCAAAGCGTCCTTTTCGTAGCACTTCGGGAGGTAAACTTTGTATATTATTAGCAGTAGCCACTACGAAAACTGGGCTTTTTTTCTCCGCTAACCAAGTGATAAAAGTACCAAACACACGGCTAGTGGTGCCAGAGTCTCCCCTACCATCAGCGCCCGAAAAAGCCTTATCAATCTCATCAATCCAAAGAATGCAAGGAGATAAAGCCTCTGCAATACCAATCATTTGACGAGTGCGTGACTCCGATTCCCCCACCAAACCAGCAAACAAGCGCCCCACATCCAAACGCAATAACGGTAAATGCCAATGATGTGCAATGGCTTTCGCCGTCAAAGATTTTCCCGTGCCTTGAATCCCCACCAATAGCAACCCACGAGGATAGGGTAAACCATAGGCGCGCGCCGCCTCAGAAAAAGAACCTCCCCTTCTCAATAACCACTCCTTCAAATTATCCAAACCACCAATATCCGAAATTTGCTCTTGGGTAGGGTAGTAGTCTAGTATTTTTGTTTGTCGAATAGTTTGTTTTTTCTCTTCTAAGATAAGTTCTACGTCTTCTAGTTCTAATTTGCCGTTTTGAGCAATGGCTCTTGTTAACACCCTTCTAAGGCGTTCTAACGATAAACCTTGAGATGCCTTAACTAACTCTATCAATAATTCTTCAGGCAAAGATTGATTAAACATTAAACGCTCAATTTCCTGTTTAATTTCTTGGGCTTGAGGTAAAGGAAAATCAACTACCGTAAAAACTTCTCGTAATTCATTAGGGAGTTTAATGTCTTCAGCGATGATAATAATATTTTTCGGTTGTGCCTTTAATTTACGAGCCAAATTACGCAATTTACGAGAAATCGAAATATCTTCTAAAAAGCGGTGAAAATCCCTCAGAATAAACACTCCTCCTGTATTTTCTGGTAACTTTTCCACAAATTCCAGCGCCTGTAAGGGATTTCGTTTGGCAAAGTTGCTATTGTTGGGGTTATCTTGATAACCTTCTACAAAATCCCACACATAAGTATGACGATTACCCATGCTTTGGATAATTTGAGCGATGGATTTTTCCACTCTTTCTTCTTCAGTACTGGAGATGTATATTAGGGGATAACAAGCCCGAAGTAATAGGGAAAATTCTTGCTGAAAAGACACCATGAAGTTTTATTTTTTATTATAACTATCCTATGGCAATCTTAAGTCAAAAGGGTAAGGGGCAAAGGTAAATTTCAACATAACTTGGACTACCATTAAATTTGCTTACGTCGTGGTTATCAAAATATTTTTTCAGCATCACCTAATTAACCTTTGCCCTTTTGACTTAAATTTTAGATTGAAAAAAATGATCATATTGAATGAGAGTATGACAACGCCAATTATCATCAGTATCAGGATAATCAAGGCGAAAATGTCCCCCTCGGCTTTCTGTGCGAAACAGCGCACTCCGCACAATCAAATAACCAATGTCAAGGAGATTAATGGTTTCTGTGGTGAGTTTTAATTGATTTTCCATATCCAAACTATCCAGTTGATAATTGTTTTCTGGGTGTAAATTGCCCAACAAATTCCCCCTTGAAGTATTAGCAATTAAATCGCGCCATTGCTGAATTACTACCATCGCTTGGTTAAGTTGAGAAGCATTACGACATATTCCAGCACTTTCCCACATCAGAATAGGTAACTCCTGTCGTATTTTTTGCACTGTTGACATTTCCTCCACGGAAGATAAACTTAATTTATGGTAATCAGAAGGAGTTGAGGGCGCTTTTATATCCGTCAAATCAAGATTTTTTAAAGTTTCTCCAAAAACTAAACACTCCAACAGAGAATTACTAGCTAAACGATTAGCACCGTGAACACCTGTACTAGCAGTTTCACCAATGGCATATAAACCAGCCATAGAAGTTT comes from Cyanobacterium sp. T60_A2020_053 and encodes:
- a CDS encoding RrF2 family transcriptional regulator, which gives rise to MKLTKKGHYAVKALVDLSLQANSAPSAVSQIALRQDIPAPFLEKLLIRMRQAGLINSIRGAKGGYQLAHSPQEITLGQILLAVGENLESIPLLQDEATGADWVTVTLWRKINEKMQESLNHITLADLYYDARSRQASQGQENNFII
- a CDS encoding AAA family ATPase, with protein sequence MVSFQQEFSLLLRACYPLIYISSTEEERVEKSIAQIIQSMGNRHTYVWDFVEGYQDNPNNSNFAKRNPLQALEFVEKLPENTGGVFILRDFHRFLEDISISRKLRNLARKLKAQPKNIIIIAEDIKLPNELREVFTVVDFPLPQAQEIKQEIERLMFNQSLPEELLIELVKASQGLSLERLRRVLTRAIAQNGKLELEDVELILEEKKQTIRQTKILDYYPTQEQISDIGGLDNLKEWLLRRGGSFSEAARAYGLPYPRGLLLVGIQGTGKSLTAKAIAHHWHLPLLRLDVGRLFAGLVGESESRTRQMIGIAEALSPCILWIDEIDKAFSGADGRGDSGTTSRVFGTFITWLAEKKSPVFVVATANNIQSLPPEVLRKGRFDEIFFVGLPNQPEREAIFKVHLNRLRPHNLKNYDLSRLAYETPEFSGAEIEQTIIEAMHLGFSQNRDFTNEDILMAASQIVPLARTAREQIAFLEDWATSGKARLASRNYLNLS